From Streptomyces sp. TLI_053, a single genomic window includes:
- a CDS encoding dihydrodipicolinate synthase family protein yields MSEPPRLPPAAEPPAGRIVYAAAHVVADPLGDNAPGAPAAVDWDATLAFRRHLWSLGLGVADAMDTAQRGMGLDWPATRELITRSGAEARATGGLLACGVGTDHLAPGTHALPAVAAAYEEQLDVVQAAGARPILMASRALAAGARGPEDYLSVYSGIIGRAEQPVVLHWLGEMFDPALAGYWGSTDLDAATATVLELIGEHADRIDGIKVSLLDADREIALRRALPAGVRLYTGDDFHYPELIRGDEHGHSDALLGVFDPIAPVAAAALHALDAGDLDRYDALFAPTLPLARHLFAAPTYHYKTGIVLLAWLAGHQDHFTMVAGAQSGRSVPHLVELFRLADAAGILPDPDLAADRMRRYLAVAAPLG; encoded by the coding sequence ATGTCCGAGCCGCCCCGCCTCCCGCCCGCCGCCGAGCCGCCGGCCGGCCGCATCGTGTACGCCGCCGCCCACGTTGTCGCCGACCCGCTCGGCGACAACGCCCCCGGCGCACCCGCGGCCGTCGACTGGGACGCCACCCTCGCCTTCCGCCGCCACCTGTGGTCCCTCGGCCTCGGCGTCGCCGACGCCATGGACACCGCCCAGCGCGGCATGGGCCTCGACTGGCCCGCCACCCGCGAACTGATCACCCGCTCCGGCGCCGAGGCCCGCGCCACCGGCGGACTGCTCGCCTGCGGCGTCGGCACCGACCACCTCGCGCCCGGCACCCACGCCCTCCCCGCCGTCGCCGCCGCCTACGAGGAGCAGCTCGACGTCGTGCAGGCCGCCGGCGCCCGGCCGATCCTGATGGCCAGCCGCGCCCTGGCCGCCGGAGCCCGCGGCCCCGAGGACTACCTGAGCGTCTACAGCGGGATCATCGGCCGGGCCGAGCAGCCGGTCGTCCTGCACTGGCTGGGCGAGATGTTCGACCCGGCCCTGGCCGGCTACTGGGGATCCACCGACCTCGACGCCGCCACCGCCACCGTGCTGGAACTCATCGGGGAGCACGCCGACCGCATCGACGGCATCAAGGTCTCGCTGCTGGACGCCGACCGCGAGATCGCGCTGCGCCGCGCCCTGCCCGCCGGGGTCCGCCTCTACACCGGCGACGACTTCCACTACCCGGAACTGATCCGCGGCGACGAACACGGCCACAGCGACGCCCTGCTGGGCGTCTTCGACCCGATCGCCCCGGTCGCCGCCGCCGCGCTGCACGCCCTGGACGCCGGGGACCTCGACCGCTACGACGCGCTGTTCGCGCCGACCCTGCCGCTGGCCCGGCACCTGTTCGCCGCCCCCACGTACCACTACAAGACCGGGATCGTCCTGCTCGCCTGGCTGGCCGGGCACCAGGACCACTTCACCATGGTCGCCGGCGCGCAGAGCGGCCGCTCGGTGCCGCACCTGGTCGAGCTGTTCCGCCTCGCCGACGCCGCCGGGATCCTGCCCGACCCCGATCTCGCGGCCGACCGGATGCGGCGCTACCTCGCCGTGGCGGCCCCGCTCGGCTGA
- a CDS encoding lysozyme → MPSTSRSARPSGTSVLRKPRQHRLGAFAAVATAVALAVGIAAPAHAAGGHLPPIHPELDFAGSTVAAHEGRDGTAPLAALAVTQTPGLDVASYQGNVNWPSVRANGARFAYVKATEGTTYTNPYFTQQYNGSYNAGLIRGAYHFALPDRSSGTAQANWFVDHGGGWSRDGKTLPPALDIEYNPYGATCYGLGQSAMVSWIRAFSNTVHSRTGRYPTIYTTTNWWATCTGNNASFGATNPLWIARYASAVGTLPAGWSYQTIWQHADSGTFPGDQNLFNGAFDRVQALANG, encoded by the coding sequence ATGCCCAGCACTTCCCGCTCCGCCCGCCCCTCCGGCACCAGCGTCCTCCGGAAGCCCCGGCAGCACCGGCTCGGGGCGTTCGCCGCCGTCGCGACCGCCGTCGCCCTGGCCGTCGGCATCGCCGCCCCCGCGCACGCGGCCGGCGGCCACCTGCCCCCGATCCACCCCGAGCTCGACTTCGCCGGCTCCACCGTGGCCGCCCACGAGGGCCGCGACGGCACCGCCCCGCTCGCCGCCCTCGCCGTCACCCAGACACCCGGGCTCGACGTCGCCAGCTACCAGGGCAACGTCAACTGGCCCTCGGTGCGCGCCAACGGCGCCCGCTTCGCCTACGTCAAGGCCACCGAGGGCACCACCTACACCAACCCGTACTTCACCCAGCAGTACAACGGCTCCTACAACGCCGGGCTGATCCGCGGCGCCTACCACTTCGCCCTGCCGGACCGCTCCTCCGGCACCGCGCAGGCCAACTGGTTCGTCGACCACGGCGGCGGCTGGTCCCGCGACGGCAAGACCCTCCCGCCGGCCCTCGACATCGAGTACAACCCCTACGGTGCCACCTGCTACGGCCTCGGCCAGAGCGCCATGGTGAGCTGGATCCGCGCCTTCAGCAACACCGTCCACTCCCGCACCGGCCGCTATCCCACCATCTACACCACCACCAACTGGTGGGCCACCTGCACCGGCAACAACGCCTCCTTCGGTGCCACCAACCCGCTCTGGATAGCCCGTTACGCCTCCGCCGTCGGCACCCTCCCGGCCGGCTGGAGCTACCAGACCATCTGGCAGCACGCCGACTCCGGCACCTTCCCCGGCGACCAGAACCTCTTCAACGGCGCCTTCGACCGCGTCCAGGCCCTCGCCAACGGCTGA
- a CDS encoding glycerate kinase, whose translation MRIVLAPDSFKGTATAAEAARALADGWHSVRPGDQLLSLPMADGGEGTLDAVATAHPGATVHEVPGCTGPDGRPVPGRYLLLPDGSALVELATASGLPLLEGRPAPLAATTRGTGEAIAAALDAGATALTVALGGSASTDGGAGLLSALGLRVLGPSGALLPDGGGALAAAWRIDTRWLRPGPPGGVRLLTDVTNPLHGPDGAAAVYGPQKGAGPAEIGLLEDGLRRYAGLLGGDPDQPGAGAAGGTAYGLATAWGAAITPGAAAVADLLGLDAALAGADLVVTGEGRFDSTSLLGKAVGEVMARARRAAVPVRVVAGDSTDHRALTLLSLAGDSGDAQRRAAHWLELAGRHLAHSVGRAAR comes from the coding sequence ATGAGGATCGTCCTCGCCCCCGACTCCTTCAAGGGCACCGCCACCGCCGCCGAGGCCGCCCGGGCCCTGGCCGACGGCTGGCACTCGGTGCGGCCGGGCGACCAACTCCTGTCGCTGCCCATGGCCGACGGCGGCGAGGGCACCCTCGACGCCGTGGCCACCGCCCACCCCGGCGCGACCGTCCACGAGGTCCCCGGCTGCACCGGCCCCGACGGCCGCCCCGTCCCGGGCCGCTACCTGCTGCTCCCCGACGGCAGCGCCCTCGTCGAACTCGCCACCGCCAGCGGGCTCCCCCTGCTCGAGGGCCGCCCCGCACCGCTCGCGGCCACCACCCGCGGCACCGGCGAGGCGATCGCCGCCGCGCTGGACGCGGGCGCGACCGCGCTGACCGTCGCCCTCGGGGGCTCCGCCTCCACCGACGGCGGGGCCGGGCTGCTCTCCGCACTCGGCCTCCGGGTCCTCGGCCCCTCGGGCGCCCTGCTGCCCGACGGCGGCGGCGCCCTCGCCGCGGCCTGGCGGATCGACACCCGCTGGCTGCGCCCCGGCCCGCCCGGGGGCGTGCGGCTGCTCACCGACGTCACCAATCCGCTGCACGGCCCCGACGGCGCGGCGGCCGTCTACGGCCCGCAGAAGGGCGCCGGTCCCGCCGAGATCGGCCTGCTGGAGGACGGACTGCGCCGCTACGCCGGGCTGCTCGGCGGCGACCCGGACCAGCCCGGGGCCGGAGCGGCCGGCGGCACCGCCTACGGCCTCGCCACCGCCTGGGGCGCCGCCATCACCCCGGGCGCGGCAGCCGTCGCCGACCTGCTCGGCCTGGACGCCGCCCTCGCCGGGGCCGACCTCGTGGTCACCGGCGAGGGCCGCTTCGACAGCACCAGTCTGCTCGGCAAGGCGGTCGGCGAGGTGATGGCCCGGGCGCGGCGCGCCGCCGTGCCGGTCCGCGTCGTCGCGGGCGACTCCACCGACCACCGGGCGCTCACCCTGCTGTCCCTGGCCGGTGACAGCGGTGACGCACAACGGCGGGCCGCCCACTGGCTCGAGCTGGCCGGGAGGCACCTGGCCCACTCGGTCGGACGCGCGGCGCGCTGA
- a CDS encoding sugar phosphate isomerase/epimerase family protein — protein MTGLSRLSLNQITTKRWSLPEAVQGCVDAGIPAIGLWRDKVAETGLARSAKLCRDAGLTVSSLCRGGFLTATGPEERRAALADNLRAIEEAAELGTDTLVMVVGGLPDGSRDLVGARRAVSDMIAELAPHAGDFGVRMALEPLHPMFCADRAVISTLGQALDLAAPHPATQVGAVVDSYHVWWDPQLPEQIARAGREGRIASYQVCDWTLPLPADVLLGRGHVGDGHIDFRTLTDQVSAAGYTGWIEVEIFNQQIWDTPGDRTLRTLAERHLTHVVPA, from the coding sequence GTGACCGGACTCTCCCGCCTGTCGCTCAACCAGATCACCACCAAGCGCTGGAGCCTGCCCGAAGCCGTCCAGGGCTGCGTCGACGCCGGGATCCCCGCCATCGGCCTGTGGCGGGACAAGGTCGCCGAGACCGGCCTCGCCCGCTCCGCCAAACTCTGCCGTGACGCCGGACTGACCGTCAGCAGCCTCTGCCGGGGCGGCTTCCTCACCGCCACCGGGCCGGAGGAACGACGGGCCGCGCTCGCCGACAACCTCCGCGCCATCGAGGAGGCCGCCGAACTCGGCACCGACACCCTGGTCATGGTCGTCGGCGGCCTCCCCGACGGCAGCCGGGACCTCGTCGGCGCCCGTCGCGCCGTCTCCGACATGATCGCCGAACTCGCTCCGCACGCCGGCGACTTCGGCGTCCGGATGGCACTGGAGCCGCTGCACCCGATGTTCTGCGCCGACCGCGCCGTCATCTCCACCCTCGGCCAGGCCCTCGACCTCGCCGCACCCCACCCCGCCACCCAGGTCGGCGCGGTCGTCGACAGCTACCACGTCTGGTGGGACCCGCAGCTCCCCGAACAGATCGCCCGCGCCGGCCGGGAGGGCCGCATCGCCTCCTACCAGGTCTGCGACTGGACCCTGCCGCTCCCGGCCGACGTCCTGCTCGGACGCGGCCACGTCGGCGACGGCCACATCGACTTCCGCACCCTCACCGACCAGGTCTCCGCCGCCGGCTACACCGGCTGGATCGAGGTCGAGATCTTCAACCAGCAGATCTGGGACACCCCCGGCGACCGGACCCTGCGCACCCTCGCCGAACGCCATCTCACCCACGTGGTCCCGGCATGA
- a CDS encoding SDR family oxidoreductase gives MVHSFKGRVAVVTGSSRGIGLGIARELVARGARVCLTARNAEPLAEAVQDLGGPEVAIGVAGRADDPAHQEEAVARTVAAFGRLDHLVNNTGINPVYGPVLGVDEAAAAKILAVNVLAPLAWTRRAHAAWMGEHGGSVVNVASVAGLRSSLGIGMYGVSKAALIRLTTELAAELGPEGIRVNAVAPAVVKTRFAEALYEGREEQVAAAYPLGRLGLPEDVAGAVAFLLSPDAAWITGQTVVVDGGVTLGGGL, from the coding sequence GTGGTGCACTCCTTCAAGGGCCGGGTGGCCGTCGTCACCGGATCGAGCCGGGGCATCGGCCTCGGCATCGCACGCGAGCTGGTCGCCCGGGGGGCCAGAGTGTGCCTGACCGCGCGCAACGCGGAGCCGCTCGCCGAGGCGGTCCAGGACCTCGGCGGACCCGAGGTCGCCATCGGCGTCGCAGGCCGCGCCGACGACCCGGCCCACCAGGAGGAGGCCGTCGCCCGCACCGTGGCGGCCTTCGGGCGGCTCGACCACCTGGTCAACAACACCGGCATCAACCCGGTGTACGGCCCGGTCCTCGGCGTCGACGAGGCGGCCGCCGCCAAGATCCTCGCCGTCAACGTGCTCGCGCCGCTCGCCTGGACCCGCCGGGCGCACGCCGCCTGGATGGGCGAGCACGGCGGCTCGGTGGTCAACGTCGCCTCGGTGGCCGGTCTGCGCTCCTCGCTCGGCATCGGCATGTACGGGGTCTCCAAGGCGGCACTGATCCGGCTCACCACCGAACTCGCCGCCGAGCTGGGCCCCGAGGGCATCCGGGTCAACGCGGTCGCCCCCGCCGTCGTCAAGACCAGGTTCGCCGAGGCCCTGTACGAGGGCCGCGAGGAGCAGGTCGCCGCCGCCTACCCGCTCGGCCGGCTCGGGCTGCCCGAGGACGTCGCGGGCGCGGTCGCCTTCCTGCTCTCCCCCGACGCGGCCTGGATCACCGGCCAGACCGTGGTGGTGGACGGCGGCGTGACCCTCGGCGGCGGGCTGTGA
- a CDS encoding methyltransferase domain-containing protein, with translation MIGEVGGQADGRTGGQAGSGLDLEGLRRVYGTTGHRLFYTLVCRRARHWGWTEPGQSKWRCWRAQRQLEGVLGRKLALPPGARVLDAGCGSGVVARQLAARFGLRVTGVDLMDFHVREARRLSARAALEDRTAFAWGDFHELDLPAGSFDGVYSMETLCHAHDPARALAEFHRLLRPGGRLVLLGPAAVPRAEMPDTQQALLDPYLDAMVLPGARRYTTRTLGGLVTGAGFRLEEELDATPYYLPTTEALYGYFRLPYALLRRLGVTEHWLGLRSTVEMYQLRHHVAWMVHTAVKDG, from the coding sequence ATGATCGGTGAGGTCGGCGGACAGGCCGACGGGCGGACCGGCGGACAGGCCGGCAGCGGGCTCGACCTGGAGGGCCTGCGCCGGGTCTACGGCACCACCGGCCACCGGCTCTTCTACACCCTCGTCTGCCGGCGGGCCCGGCACTGGGGCTGGACCGAGCCCGGCCAGTCCAAATGGCGCTGCTGGCGGGCGCAACGGCAGTTGGAGGGGGTGCTCGGCCGCAAGCTCGCCCTGCCGCCCGGCGCCCGGGTACTGGACGCCGGCTGCGGCTCGGGCGTCGTCGCCCGCCAGCTGGCGGCCCGCTTCGGCCTGCGGGTCACCGGCGTCGACCTGATGGACTTCCACGTCCGGGAGGCCCGCCGGCTGAGCGCCCGGGCCGCGCTGGAGGACCGCACCGCCTTCGCCTGGGGCGACTTCCACGAGCTGGACCTGCCCGCCGGATCCTTCGACGGCGTCTACTCGATGGAGACGCTCTGCCACGCCCACGACCCGGCGCGCGCCCTCGCGGAGTTCCACCGGCTGCTGCGACCGGGCGGGCGGCTGGTCCTGCTCGGCCCCGCCGCCGTCCCGCGCGCGGAGATGCCGGACACCCAACAGGCGCTGCTGGACCCGTACCTGGACGCGATGGTGCTGCCCGGCGCCCGCCGCTACACCACCCGCACCCTGGGCGGACTCGTCACCGGGGCGGGCTTCCGGCTGGAGGAGGAGCTCGACGCCACCCCCTACTACCTGCCCACCACCGAGGCCCTGTACGGGTACTTCCGACTGCCGTACGCCCTGCTGCGCCGCCTCGGCGTGACCGAGCACTGGCTGGGGCTGCGCTCCACCGTGGAGATGTACCAACTGCGCCACCACGTCGCGTGGATGGTGCACACCGCCGTCAAGGACGGCTGA
- a CDS encoding Gfo/Idh/MocA family oxidoreductase has translation MSRRVIGIVMNGVTGRMGYRQHLVRSILAIREQGGLPLGDGEVLWPEPILVGRSARKLEEIADRHALTHWTTDLDEALAHPLAEIYFDAQLTQVREQSIRRAVAAGKHVYTEKPTAESLDAALELARLARDAGVRSGAVQDKLFLPGLLKLKRLVDSGFFGRILSVRGEFGYWVFEGDWQEAQRPSWNYRAQDGGGMVLDMFPHWRYVLDGIVAPVRSVYAHTTTHIPTRVDEQGRPYEATADDAAYGIFELEGGITAQINSSWAVRVDRDELVEFQVDGTEGSAVAGLRECRFQHRAATPKPVWNPDLAVTESFRDQWQRVPDNAEFDNGFKVQWELFLRHVVTGSEYRWDLLEGAKGVQLAELGLRSAREGRRLDVPDLAL, from the coding sequence ATGTCCCGCAGGGTGATCGGCATCGTCATGAACGGTGTCACCGGTCGAATGGGCTACCGCCAGCACCTCGTCCGCTCGATCCTCGCCATCCGTGAGCAGGGCGGACTGCCCCTCGGCGACGGCGAGGTGCTGTGGCCCGAACCGATCCTGGTCGGCCGCAGCGCCCGCAAGCTCGAGGAGATCGCCGACCGGCACGCGCTCACCCACTGGACCACCGACCTGGACGAGGCCCTCGCCCACCCGCTGGCCGAGATCTACTTCGACGCCCAGCTCACCCAGGTCCGGGAACAGTCCATCCGCAGGGCCGTCGCCGCCGGCAAGCACGTCTACACCGAGAAGCCCACCGCCGAGTCCCTCGACGCCGCACTGGAGCTGGCCCGCCTCGCCCGCGACGCCGGGGTCCGCAGCGGCGCCGTCCAGGACAAGCTGTTCCTGCCCGGCCTGCTCAAGCTCAAGCGCCTGGTGGACAGCGGCTTCTTCGGCCGGATCCTGTCCGTGCGGGGCGAGTTCGGTTACTGGGTCTTCGAGGGCGACTGGCAGGAGGCCCAGCGGCCGTCCTGGAACTACCGCGCCCAGGACGGCGGCGGCATGGTCCTCGACATGTTCCCGCACTGGCGCTACGTGCTGGACGGCATCGTCGCCCCGGTCCGCTCCGTCTACGCCCACACCACCACCCACATCCCCACCCGGGTCGACGAGCAGGGCCGCCCCTACGAGGCCACCGCCGACGACGCCGCCTACGGCATCTTCGAGCTCGAGGGCGGCATCACCGCCCAGATCAACTCCTCCTGGGCCGTCCGCGTCGACCGCGACGAGCTGGTCGAGTTCCAGGTCGACGGCACCGAGGGCAGCGCCGTCGCCGGACTGCGCGAGTGCCGCTTCCAGCACCGGGCCGCCACCCCCAAGCCGGTCTGGAACCCCGACCTGGCCGTCACCGAGTCCTTCCGCGACCAGTGGCAGCGGGTGCCGGACAACGCCGAGTTCGACAACGGGTTCAAGGTCCAGTGGGAGCTGTTCCTGCGGCACGTGGTGACCGGCTCCGAGTACCGGTGGGACCTCCTCGAGGGCGCCAAGGGCGTCCAGCTCGCCGAACTCGGCCTGCGCTCCGCCCGCGAGGGCCGCCGCCTGGACGTGCCCGACCTCGCCCTCTGA
- a CDS encoding helix-turn-helix domain-containing protein, which produces MTDDERLPQPTATEIDLVTVLHALGDPVRMRLLTSYADGAEHSCDPRHLGLEHLHKSTVSHHMRVLREAGVTTTRVAGRNRYVSLRRADLDARFPGLLDALLTATRAAAPTDAD; this is translated from the coding sequence ATGACCGACGACGAGCGGCTGCCCCAGCCCACCGCCACCGAGATCGACCTGGTCACCGTGCTGCACGCACTCGGCGACCCGGTCCGGATGCGCCTGCTGACCAGCTACGCCGACGGCGCCGAGCACTCCTGCGACCCGCGCCACCTCGGCCTCGAACACCTGCACAAATCGACCGTCTCGCACCACATGCGGGTGCTGCGCGAGGCCGGTGTCACCACCACCCGGGTCGCCGGCCGCAACCGCTACGTCTCGCTGCGCCGGGCGGACCTCGACGCGCGCTTCCCCGGGCTGCTCGACGCCCTGCTCACCGCGACCCGGGCCGCCGCCCCGACCGACGCCGACTGA
- a CDS encoding TetR/AcrR family transcriptional regulator: MTSTPIAELWPTLPGGADTRPEAVYRLLRAAVESFAERGFHATTTRDIATGAGMSPAALYIHYPSKAALLAEISRAGHAAALSLVRAAAAGEGDPVARMRRLVEDFTAWHARARTVGRVVNYELHALPEDDYAAVAALRLDIEREVTALIEEGRADGLFEVAEVRTAARAVTSLGIDVSRWYTDRSSETPEELGRRYGELVLRMLGAGR, translated from the coding sequence ATGACCAGCACGCCCATCGCCGAGCTGTGGCCCACCCTGCCCGGCGGCGCCGACACCCGCCCGGAGGCGGTGTACCGGCTGCTCCGGGCCGCCGTCGAGTCCTTCGCCGAGCGCGGATTCCACGCCACCACCACCCGGGACATCGCCACCGGCGCCGGGATGAGCCCGGCCGCGCTCTACATCCACTACCCCTCCAAGGCGGCCCTGCTGGCCGAGATCAGCCGGGCCGGTCACGCCGCGGCGCTCTCCCTGGTCCGGGCGGCGGCGGCCGGCGAGGGCGACCCGGTGGCCCGGATGCGGCGCCTGGTCGAGGACTTCACCGCCTGGCACGCCCGGGCGCGGACGGTCGGCCGGGTGGTCAACTACGAGCTGCACGCGCTCCCGGAGGACGACTACGCGGCGGTCGCGGCACTGCGGCTGGACATCGAGCGCGAGGTCACCGCGCTGATCGAGGAGGGGCGCGCGGACGGCCTGTTCGAGGTGGCCGAGGTACGGACCGCGGCGCGCGCGGTCACCTCGCTCGGGATCGACGTGTCCCGCTGGTACACCGACCGCAGCAGTGAGACGCCCGAGGAACTCGGCCGCCGCTACGGCGAACTGGTGCTCCGGATGCTGGGCGCCGGGCGCTGA
- a CDS encoding ScbR family autoregulator-binding transcription factor yields the protein MPEPDHRSRPGAGAETGSPSRTGTGTGTAAGPEPPGPFRVRPIVTRRGPDPQQERATRTRMLVLTAAAELFTARGFRHTSVQEVADRVGMTKGAVYFHYPTKEALAVAVVEQHYARWPLLLAAVTAEGHGPLETAERLLAGAVLAFRDDVLVRAGTRLQVERPQIDAELPTPYVDWTELLTGLLARAEALGELRAGIRPRAAARSLVAALFGTQHISDVLHERADIVEHWAETAELLFRAIRAD from the coding sequence GTGCCCGAGCCCGATCACCGAAGCAGACCCGGCGCCGGAGCCGAAACCGGAAGCCCGTCCCGGACCGGGACCGGGACCGGGACCGCGGCCGGACCCGAGCCGCCCGGCCCGTTCCGGGTCCGGCCGATCGTCACCCGGCGGGGTCCCGATCCCCAGCAGGAGCGGGCCACCCGCACCCGGATGCTCGTCCTCACCGCCGCCGCCGAACTGTTCACGGCCCGGGGCTTCCGGCACACCTCGGTGCAGGAGGTCGCCGACCGGGTGGGGATGACGAAGGGTGCGGTCTACTTCCACTACCCGACCAAGGAGGCGCTGGCCGTCGCCGTGGTCGAACAGCACTACGCCCGCTGGCCGTTGCTGCTGGCCGCGGTCACCGCGGAGGGGCACGGGCCGCTGGAGACCGCGGAACGCCTCTTGGCGGGTGCGGTGCTGGCCTTCCGGGACGACGTCCTCGTCCGGGCGGGCACCCGGCTGCAGGTCGAACGCCCGCAGATCGATGCCGAGTTGCCGACGCCGTACGTGGACTGGACCGAGCTGCTGACCGGACTGCTGGCCCGCGCCGAGGCGCTGGGCGAGCTGCGGGCGGGGATCCGGCCCCGGGCGGCGGCCCGGTCGCTGGTGGCCGCGCTCTTCGGCACCCAGCACATCTCGGACGTCCTGCACGAGCGGGCGGACATCGTCGAACACTGGGCGGAGACGGCCGAGTTACTGTTCCGGGCGATCCGCGCGGACTGA
- a CDS encoding MFS transporter produces MPVRLLLLALGTFAVGTDTMVMAGILGPIAEDLGVTVAAAGQLVTVFALGYALLAPPLAALTARWPRRRLLLTALAVFAAANALSALAPSYGTLLATRVLAAAGAALYTPTANAVATTLVAPERRGRALATVLGGMTVATALGVPLGTWIGRTDWRLTMWLVTALGAAALAGLALLLRDLPAPVAAPGLRDRLAPLRDRRVLGAASTTLLFFLAFQTVYIYLATAIAPATGGRADRLSLVLLVSGLASVAGSWLGGRLVDRVGVRRVLLTGSTVAALAFAALPWAGRSMPGALAYAVVTPLAGWAVSVALPHRLASLDPGGAQLLISLNSSALYLGTAAGGAVGSAAVALFGGRWFPLAAAVLALVAAATAHAGTRAGAGAVAGAGTPAGGGGAPSSSPAPAAVSAVSPAPVPAGSVRADRPEQ; encoded by the coding sequence GTGCCCGTCCGACTGCTCCTGCTGGCCCTCGGCACCTTCGCCGTCGGCACCGACACCATGGTCATGGCCGGCATCCTCGGTCCGATCGCCGAGGACCTCGGTGTCACGGTCGCCGCCGCCGGCCAACTGGTGACCGTCTTCGCCCTCGGCTACGCGCTGCTCGCCCCGCCGCTCGCCGCGCTCACCGCGCGCTGGCCGCGCCGCCGGCTGCTGCTCACCGCGCTCGCCGTGTTCGCCGCCGCCAACGCGCTCAGCGCGCTCGCCCCCTCCTACGGGACCCTGCTCGCCACCCGGGTCCTGGCCGCCGCGGGCGCCGCGCTCTACACCCCGACGGCCAACGCCGTGGCCACCACCCTGGTCGCCCCCGAGCGGCGCGGCCGGGCGCTGGCCACCGTGCTCGGCGGCATGACGGTCGCCACCGCGCTCGGCGTCCCGCTCGGCACCTGGATCGGCCGCACCGACTGGCGCCTCACGATGTGGCTGGTCACGGCCCTCGGCGCGGCCGCCCTGGCCGGACTCGCCCTGCTGCTGCGCGACCTGCCGGCGCCCGTCGCCGCACCCGGACTGCGGGACCGGCTGGCGCCGCTGCGCGACCGGCGGGTGCTCGGCGCCGCCTCCACCACCCTGCTCTTCTTCCTCGCCTTCCAGACCGTCTACATCTACCTGGCCACCGCGATCGCCCCGGCCACCGGTGGACGGGCGGACCGGCTGAGCCTGGTGCTGCTGGTCTCGGGCCTCGCCTCGGTGGCGGGCAGCTGGCTCGGCGGTCGCCTGGTCGACCGGGTCGGCGTCCGGCGGGTGCTGCTCACCGGCAGCACGGTGGCGGCGCTCGCGTTCGCCGCGCTCCCGTGGGCGGGGCGCTCGATGCCGGGCGCGCTCGCCTACGCCGTCGTCACCCCGCTGGCGGGCTGGGCGGTGTCGGTGGCGCTGCCGCACCGGCTCGCCTCGCTCGACCCGGGCGGCGCCCAGCTGCTGATCTCGCTCAACAGCAGTGCCCTGTACCTGGGTACGGCCGCCGGCGGGGCGGTCGGCAGCGCGGCCGTCGCGCTGTTCGGCGGGCGCTGGTTCCCGCTCGCGGCGGCCGTGCTCGCCCTGGTGGCCGCGGCCACGGCCCACGCCGGTACCCGGGCCGGGGCCGGTGCCGTGGCGGGTGCCGGGACGCCGGCAGGCGGTGGCGGTGCCCCGTCCTCGTCGCCCGCCCCGGCCGCGGTCTCGGCTGTGTCGCCCGCCCCGGTCCCGGCCGGGTCAGTCCGCGCGGATCGCCCGGAACAGTAA
- a CDS encoding TetR/AcrR family transcriptional regulator, with amino-acid sequence MKQQRARRTREKVLDAAAEEFSTQGYSGATLNAVAQRTGMTKGALYGHFDSKRALAGALVSQSRQVWEEMRLTRDVPGAGAADVLEALVLDLAQRLKEDVRLRAALRLATDVPDPAAPAADIFSDVQRGLVTLIRRAQGEGSMAPRPPELVAQLLLAVLHGAPHVAFGPPDATPDDPTAYTEAWRILLDSLTTTP; translated from the coding sequence ATGAAGCAGCAGCGGGCCCGGCGTACGCGGGAGAAGGTGCTCGACGCCGCGGCCGAGGAGTTCTCCACCCAGGGCTACAGCGGGGCCACCCTCAACGCGGTGGCGCAGCGCACCGGCATGACCAAGGGGGCGCTGTACGGGCACTTCGACTCCAAGCGCGCCCTCGCGGGCGCCCTGGTCTCGCAGTCCCGGCAGGTCTGGGAGGAGATGCGGCTGACCCGCGACGTCCCCGGCGCCGGGGCCGCCGACGTCCTGGAGGCGCTCGTCCTGGACCTCGCCCAGCGGCTGAAGGAGGACGTCCGGCTGCGCGCGGCCCTCCGTCTGGCCACCGACGTCCCGGACCCGGCCGCCCCGGCGGCGGACATCTTCTCGGACGTGCAGCGCGGCCTGGTCACCCTGATCCGCCGGGCCCAGGGCGAGGGCAGCATGGCACCCCGCCCGCCCGAACTGGTGGCCCAACTCCTGCTCGCCGTCCTGCACGGTGCCCCGCACGTCGCCTTCGGCCCCCCGGACGCGACCCCCGACGACCCGACCGCCTACACCGAGGCCTGGCGCATCCTCCTCGACTCCCTCACCACCACGCCCTGA